Proteins from a single region of Nilaparvata lugens isolate BPH unplaced genomic scaffold, ASM1435652v1 scaffold6189, whole genome shotgun sequence:
- the LOC111047431 gene encoding RNA polymerase II subunit A C-terminal domain phosphatase SSU72, with translation MPAANLNIAVVCSSNMNRSMEAHAFLSKKGFKVRSFGTGDKVKLPGTGPDRPNVYDFSCTYDEIYQDLLNKDKTFYTQNGLLNMIDRNRRIKPKPERFQLCKEKFDIVVTCEERVYDQVVEYQYWRLPYENG, from the exons TGTTTGTTCCAGCAACATGAATAGGAGTATGGAAGCTCATGCGTTTCTAAG caAAAAGGGCTTCAAAGTCCGCTCATTTGGAACTGGTGACAAGGTGAAATTACCTGGAACTGGACCCGACAGGCCAAATGTATACGACTTCAGTTGCACCTATGATGAAATCTACCAGGATCTCTTAAACAAAGACAAAACTTT TTATACTCAAAATGGACTACTCAACATGATTGACAGAAATAGGAGGATAAAGCCAAAACCAGAAAGATTTCAGCTGTGTAAAGAAAAGTTTGACATTGTCGTTACCTGCGAAGAGAGAGTTTATGACCAAGTAGTGGAAT ATCAATACTGGAGACTACCGTATGAAAATGGTTGA